aacacaGAGCAAATGATGCTGGGGAGTCTCCATTCTGGAGACAGTAGAAACTTGACAGGCTGTGAACAACCTGAGCCGGTCTTTGAAATTAGCCCTGTTTGAAGAGGAAAGGGAGTTTACCACATGATCTCCAGAGGACAATTTCAACCTAATAATTCTGCTGTTCTGTAcagtaaaaataacaaaaatgtgGTTCTGGCTGCTGCGATAATCAATACTCAGAAGCTCAATATTTCTGTAGTTGAGCTCTTTCCTCTGTAAATGTACAATATAAAATCCCCTGATGAGGAACTCACCTGTATTTTGGAAGTCCTTGGGGGCACCCAGAGGGAAGCTGCAGTGGAGCTCTGCCAAAGCAGCCACAGCAATGGCAGCAGCAATCCCTACAGCTCACCCTTTGCTCAATAGCTGAGTGCATCCCAAAgctcctgccagggagcagcagagggaagcaAAGCCTTCAAggagctgctctcagcagctgtGTGCACAGGAAGCCTGTGGCACATCTAGGGATCCTTCCCAGCCTGTATTGCTCCTGTCTTTTCCCATACCCCAAGACTTCAGTCCTCTGGCACTCCCATTTGAAAGAGCATGTCCATCTGCCTGTTTCCCCCTGCAGGACAAATGGTTGTTCTGGAACCAGCTGCATATCTGACCTGCAGCCCCTGTTTTTCTTCATTACAACTCTTAAAGGTTCATTGTAGTCTATTTAGCCCTATTAAATTAGACAAAAGGCTTAAAGTACTGGTGATATTCTGTAGAAGGCTCAGCTTCTATCACAACAGGTATTAAGCCTTTTAAAGAAATCTAATTTATACGACCAGGATGCTTTAAAGAGATGAAAATAGTTTGGTCCTTTGGTTCTTTATTAAAACTTATTTAGCAGCATCTCTATAATGGAACCAGAATACTTTCAGGTGTTTGTCAAATCCTGTTTTTCTCAGCTACCAGAAGTTCAGTTTCCCTTACAATAGCTCATGGGAGCTCCTTGCAAATTATCCTGAAATATCATACTTTTAGGATCCATATATGTAGCTGGTACTATCATTATATGAACTGAGGATAATAACTTATTatgtaaataataaatacatgATTCATcatcagaatattttttcaagTAAATAAATTGTGCTTCCCTAATAGtgaaatagaattttaaaaaatacatttctactTGTAAATCAAATTGGGATTTGCTCTATttagtgatttttattttttttaaccattcCTCAGTGAGATACAATTAAATCCATAATTCCTGTGCTTATTCTTAAAATTTTAGCCTTAACATGTATTTCCTACTGTTTATCTTTGTTGATTACTAAAGGAGAAACATCCTTTGCCAGATGCTGGTTTCCTTGACCCAAACACTAACCTACCTACCTAGCAGTATTTCACTTGCTCCTTCTTTTCCTGTCAGTCTTCCTATCCTTAGGTTCTCATCTTCAAGAATGTATTTTCCACATCTTTATTTCTCCTCTCCTGACCAGCCCTTCTCCTGCTTGTACTTCTCCACATTTCAATCTGCACTTTGTCCTATGGctcttttttaggaaaaaaattttgcTAATGCTTTGCAAACTCTGCAGAAAGGCATAGAAAGACAAATGCAGGAATGGATTGAGTAACTATGGAATGTTTTACTCAGGAGAAGGAGGTTTCCATCACTGCCTGGCAACTGTTAGAAACCTACAGTTCCTCTAACCTTAATTGAGACTAAAAGCAGGGAGCATAGTCAGTTTAAAATAACAGAGAATACAGACAGCACATGGTTGTACAATCTCTGCAGGTTGTACAATCTCTGCAGATGCTGCCTTTCTCCCACTTTATCTAAGAAAACATTAAGTGATTCTATTAATGTCTTGCGCTATTTTAGTTTTGGCAAATAGTTAAATATATTTAGCACTAGACTTTTCACAGGAATAATATTCTGCTTTACTACATGCTCATTTATCATTGTCTGATTTTATTTGATGGTAGATAGCTATATCTTTGTAGATTTcctcagttgttttttttttttagtgggatGGTTTACTTGATTATGGTTCTCCTACTAGCAGTGGGTAGTACAGTCAAAAGCTTCTTTGATGTCTCTTCTCTTTTGTATAGGCTATGTTGCAAGACTCAATAATGGCTTTAAAATGTAAACTCTCTTACTCTCAGTTGCTGGCCACTGGTTTTGCCCCTCGTACGGGTGTAGAACACCGGGAAGATCCTGGCAGCCCCTCACAGGGCGGGGATgaaccagggctgtgcctgggaacGGTGGGAGGTGAAGAAAGTGGAACCGCCGGTGGAAGGAGACGTGGCTGGAGGCGAGGACACAGAATCGCAGTCCCTGGAGGTCACCCGGCCAGCCccgctgccagggcagggtcacctgCCGCAGGTGACACCGGAGCACAGCCCGGCGGGTTCGGAATGTCTCCGGAGAGGGAGACTCCGCCAccgccctgggcagcctgttccagggctctgccaccctcagcgtaaggaagttcttcctcatgttgaggtggaacttcttgtgttttgttttatggCCAGTGCTACCCGTCCTGTCGCTGACACCACTGAAGAGTCTGACACATCCTCTTGGCACGGCCCTTTGAGACATTTACATGCATTGAGGGGGTATCATGAGTCTTCTCCGGACTAAGGGGCCCTCAGCACCCGCATAGGTGTTACAAGGGATCGACCGCGGCTCATTTGCTTTCCCCACGAACCAAGGCAGAGCCGGAACCCAGCGGGGAGCGAGGCGTGGCTGTTCCGGTGCTACCGTGACGACTTCCAGGAAAGTCACTCagttcttccttcccttcccgcTGCACAAGCGGAGCGTCCCGCGGGCTCCTCTGCTCGCCCTCGTCCCGCCCGtgcccgctcccgccgccgccgccgctcccctcaCGCCGCCGCGGCACCGCGGGATGGCGGCGGGCGAGGAGGAGAGCCGCGAGTACCTGCGGCGGCACCGGCTGCCCGAGCTGCTGCACCGCCTCGGAGCGCTGCTGCTCTTCCACCGGCCCGGTGCGCGcaggcccggccccgccggcagcggggacagcgggggcggcggggctgcGCGGCCTCCGCGCCCCGGCTGAGGCCCGGTGCCCGCGGGCACTCTGACCTCCTTGCAGAGCGGCCACGAGAGTTCCTGATCCAGGTGCTGGAGCGGGTGAAGGCTGGCAGGCGAGCCGAGGGCGAGTACCCGTTCCTCATGGACGAGGCCAACGTGGAGGCCATGTTCAGCCTGCTGGATgtcctgggccagggctccatcCGGGCCGCGCAGTACAGGGAAGGTGCGTCCGCCTGCACCCGGCCACACCAAACTGTTCCCTTGCACAGAACTGTTCAAATAACTTCAAAGTTACTCACCTGTATACTTCAAAATTATCCACACAGCTGCCCACACAACCTGGAACTTGGAAAGTTGAAAAAAGTTACATGTGGTTAAGTTTCCTAGTTTAAGTTACATGTTGTTATCCTCACACATTTACTTTCTATTAGATCTAGGcatctttaaatttaaatttggcATTCTAAAAACTCGCATAAGAAATTCTCTTTTGTTAACTTTAGCCCTTAAAACTTTGGGACTGAGCACTGAGGATTTAGAGCTAAAAGATGATGTGGAGATCACACTGCATGAATTCAAGGAAGGAATGTAAGTTTAATTGAAATTGTGGtattggtttttggtttgtttttttttggggggggcaTATGCATAGGAGATACTTtactgagatttattttttatttacaaagCTTACATAATTAACAGATGGTTTAATTGCTAGTTTAAGCTCGACTGTGTCACTTTGCATTGCAAGATTAAAAAAGAGGTCACTTAGTGCCTGACCTTGCCTTGCTGTAAGGTGAACTGAACTCCATGCCCTCCACTACCTCAGTTTCAGGATCCTCTCACAGCACCCACCCCTCAGGTCAGAGTGAAGTCATCAGGCAGCCCAGGGTTAAAATACTGATCTAGAAATGTGGAACAGTGAGACCCTGTTGTCATCTTTGTCAGGGGTGGTAGCACAGCTGGAGATGAAATAGGTTCAGAGTTCAGATAATTCCTCACAGTCAAGGTATGGTTCTAGGAGCAATTTTTTAGTAACTGTTGCAATTGCTGAAACATAAGGAACTAATTATCCTCATTATCTAACtagagattttctttttctgtcttagGAAGAAAAAGATGCTGGAGAGCTGGTCTGTGTATTAGTTTCAGCAGTGGTCTGCTGTATATATTAAAAACAGGCATCTTCCCCtaatttttcttctggtttGTCAGCTGTGAAGAGTTGATTTTAAGCAatattctcttttctctttttctcatcTTCCCTGCCCTTCAGTGGAGCAATCAGCTGAAGAGGACAAGTGACAAGAACATGTGCATGTCCAGCAGGCACTGGAGGGAGTATAGATAAGAATTGCTCTTCTTAATATAATTagatggtttaaaaaaaaaagtagagatCTCTTTTGCAACTGAAATAGTATTTTGGAGTCTCCTCCTTCAGGCCATAGTTTACAGTAAAGGATTGTTACCTGTTGGCTCATCAGCACTGAATAAAATAAAGTTGGTTTTTGGGCTTGTGCTGCATTTTGGTTTTCAGGTATTTTTAACGAAAAAACAACTCCAACAAGTTATGACAAATGTCCACATGTAAATGACCACATGCAGGTAGCACTTCCAAGTGGTATTTTCAAACTTAGCACACAATGTTCAATTTATaagaagaaacttttttttaaaaattaggctATTGTTTTTTCTGTAAAAGACTATCTTAATTTGTATGAAGAAAACAGTGAcacattccttccttctgcaTTGATTATATACATTTTAATACAGAACATCCATTATCTGGAATTTGGAGATCTAAAACATCTGTGTTTAACTCAAGACTGAGCAGTTCATAGGGAACATTAGCCCACGTTGTACAAAACTGCATTTACACTGAAAATACTCTGTTCCTTAGAATGATGCAGACAAGGCAGACTATTCCTTAGAGATGAACAGTTTTAGCTTCCAAATGCAATGGCAAGGTGGCCATGGAAAATAAGATCTGCACAGTTCAACACCAAGGCAGTagcattttgaattttttctttgaacTGTATAGAATAAGGCATAAGATTCAATTAAAACAATCTCTCAGCAtatagaaatgaaagaaagaagtaTATTACAAgatatttgctttgttttctcttggaATAAGTAATCTAGACCAAGTTATTAACCATTTCTGAAGAAGtctttattttcctgtatttggCCAATTAGCTCTCAAACTGAGAAGAATCTCAACATCCCTTTGAGCCAGTTTATAAACTCCAAGTTCATTTAGTGCTGCTATTGCAGATGGCTGGCTGGGCTTTAACGGTTCATTTTCTGAAGCTGACTGCAGGACATCCTtcagaagcaaagcagagccAATATTCAGGTTCAGGATAATGCAGGCTTCTTTTATGCTAGAGGAAAAGTTACATGGATTAATGTAAGCAGCACAAATTTAAGTGTCACAAAAAACCCTTCCATGCTCCATGTTGGTTTAGAAATATTCAGATTTCATCCTCAATCAGCTGAGGATTTTGATGCTGGACTATTTAGGACACTCTGGGCCTGTGAAATAGACTAACCAGAAATAAAGTAGCAGCTTCTCATCCCTGACAGCAACTAGACTGCCTCACAAGGCAATCCTGAGTAAAGTAGTCCTTCTAACAATAGTTTGTTATGTTGTAACTGTATCTTTGACTAGTTTCTTTGGCCCCAGATTCAGAAGTTTGTGCCTCTTAATATTCCTTCCATGATTTTATCTAGACATCCTGACTGCACAAAATACTCTAAGACACATGCCATAGCCTGTTGCTGTGTGAGTGTACATGCTGCAGAATCACTTTCCTAGTTGAAAACATCACACACATAAATGATCCACATTTAAACTGTGGATCAAAACTAATTGAAAAAATCTTGGTTTTAAGTAGAACACTTGTATATCTCTAGACACACACTTCTGATACCAGTAGATCAGAAGTTTGCCAACTTACTGCTTGAAGTAGTTTTCTGGCCTCTTGCAGTAATGCGAAAATAGGGGGAACAAATTCCGACTCATGTCGAACTGGAgttgtgctgctcctccttcaTTGAAATGATTTGCCATAATGATCTGCAAACACAAAGAGGTGCATCTGCTGTTTGAACCAGTCACTGACACCTACAGGGCACTGCACAGGTCACACTGACACCCACCTCCTGATAGATGTACAGATCCACTTTCTCTGCAAGCATTTGCCAGAAGATTTTGAAcagtgagtggcagagctgctgctccagttgCAGCAAACGGTCTCGCAGCGTCTGCAGCATCGGGCACGCCGTGCTCGACAAGGACATCACTGCTTGCTCTGCTTGGGAGGGTAAAGACAACCACCTAAAGAAACCATTGCACTGCAGTCATTAGAGTGAAATTATTCATGTTACAACAACTGAAGTTCAAATTaccctttaaaaagaaatcttacCCATTTACAATGTTCCAGAGAATCCTTTCCCATTTCTAATCTAAAAGTTATCAGTCTAATGCTATGTTTGAATTTCATTTCATATTAAACTCATGCTTTAGTTATAAATCTCTGAACATGTCATTCTAGGGAACCCCATCTAATCTGAAAATCATTGAGCTCTATTCCTTTTATTAAGTACTTCAGAAATTCTACtcagaagaaaatattcaaGAAGCCCTAGGAGTCTGTTAAGACAGAACAGTCatgacaggccattttgcataaAATCTTCAATACcactatgaagaaaataattcctGCTCAAAATAGAAAACTAGTACTATCCAGAATATTTCCTAGGATTTTAAACTAATACATCTAACTAATTGTGGAACTGCTTTAGAAAACATAGCATGACAATTGTCCCCAGGTAAGAACAAAGAGTATTTTTCAGAACTTACTACCCTGCAGCTTTCctactccagaaaaaaaaaaatactgcctATTATCTATTCTTGCCTTTACTTACCTCAATATTTTTAACAGGAAATAATCCTGTAATATGCAAAGAGATTAAATAAACAGAATCACCTCTCTTTTTTGTACAGCTTTGCAGCATCTTTGACCTCTCTGAAGACATGATCTACTTGTCGTGTCAGCATGTCGTGCTTGAGGCGCTCCAGGAGGTTGATCATGTCATCAAAGACAGAGCTCTCCATGGAtgccagctgtcccagctggagctggctcaTGGTGTCACTTTCTGCACGGACCTCTAGCtcagcctgctgcagctgcaagaAGAACTAggcaaacaaaaccagagagGAACACCACAGAAAATAATCTTTCTCTTTGAACTTTTCACTGGTACTTTGTTCACACAGTTGTAGAAAACACTCTCCTCTGGCATATTTATAAAGTTAaaaatttaagattttaaaaacactttcttGTCCTTCCCTGTGGTCCCGATTtagtgaaaaacaaaacatggTGGCTTAATCCTAGTGATGGAACTGATACACATTTCAGATACAACAGCAGATAGGTAAAGCGAAGAGATCAAAAGAAATActgaaaagatattttaagaTTGACAGCAGCATGCTTTTAAAATACCCTACCTTGGTCTCTTTAAGATCTGcaaaaataaactttaattGTAATTATTTAGCAATGATTATTCATTTGAATCATAAATTTACTGTGCTGACAACagcaagaaaattaatttagtttATGGAGATCAATGTGACATTGTGGCAACAGCttgttggttttgcttttaagCAGATCAAGACACTAGTAGATGCAGTTAAACAACATGAAGGCTGCTATCCTACCAAGTCAAGATTATCCCCTGCTAGGGCCACAGCTTCCTGTGAAGACAGTAAGAATTTGGAGGCAGCCCACAGCCCACACAATGCCTTATTCTGCACACTCCATGTGTAAAAGGTTTTTTGACCTTCAGCAGCAATAGCTGCAGAAAAGCTGCAATTCCTCACTAGGCCGTGCTGCCACCAGGCTGTTGTACAGCAGTCACTAATTCCCAGTTACCAGTGAGTGGCCTTTCTGGGCCACACCTGAACTGTGCTGCAACACAGATACACACATGGATCTGTCTAGGCTCTCCTGCCATGGGAAGAGTTCAAGCACCAGGCAAAGGCTGCTGCTCTGGTTCAGAGATCTTCAAAATCAATTCACCTTTTTTTACAATAAAAAGCATGTAAAAGAGACTAGGTTCTTTGGTCTCTTCAGGTTATTCCGTTTCCCAGGCTCTCTCTGCATTTCCCTAGAAAGTTTATAATTGGCAGCTTAGGCTTCAAACAGTAACCTGTCCTTATTTATACATCTTTTACTAAATCCAAATTTATATCTCATTCTACTTTTTCAGTAATTAATTCTCCTGAATACACCCAAAAAgcactgaaaacaaaatgtttgttACAAAACAAACATCCCAAGTccattttaaagtatttttttcctaaagaagaATATTTACTTTTACTTACTACATTGTCAGCCCAGTCTGCCAGCACTGTTGCTATGTAGTTAACAGCATTAAGGATTGCGCAGTATCGGAATCCCAAGGAAGCTCTTGTCTCTTCCTTCATCACCTGAGTTAATCGTATCCTGAAATCATCCACTAACTCCTTCTGTAGGCCCAGGAACTGGAGTTTTCTGGAAGCTGTTGGAAGATTCTTATACCTGTCTGGAAAGACATTAATAAAATGGTTTTAGGCTTTCCAAcattaaataaaagcttttcaaaAAGAAACATCACAGGCATCAGGTACATACATGCACCACCTCATGCCTGTGAGAACATCAAAAAGTCAGTATTTAGATGTCAGTATTTAAAACAGCCAATATTTCAATGTTTGCAGGGACACTGCCCATACAAAAGCTAAACATGCAGACTTTCTTCCCCCTCCTGGTTCCACGAGCAGTTTGCACTCTAACACTTGAGGCAATGTGTGATAACACCACACCCTCCAGCATGGCCCCTACAGCATCCTCACACCGAGAAAGACAAAGCCATTGGAGATGCAATGGTCTCCTGAAAACAAATAACAAATTCGCTCTTATGTACTGttgcaaaaaaagagaagttaCTTAATAGCTTCTGAATTGATACAGATTCAAAAGAACTATTAGGATTTATTACTCCATTGCAACAAAGTATATTCTGCCAACTATGAGAGAATATGGTAAATATCAAAtgtatatttataattattattttgcaAACATGTCACTAGGTCAAGATTAGTCATGCATGAGTTAGTGTCCAAAATACAAAATGAACAGGAAGTTTTTATTAAACTGCAAATATCACAGCTTTGCAAGTTTATTTGGTGACTGCTGTTGACAATGAATATTTAGTAAACTATTTAGTAAAGAATTCTGTTAGCTGAAGGTTTTTTACTGCTCATTACAAACAAGAGCAATGCCCATAGATATAATTACCTGTTATAACTAACAAGAGAGTCATAAAAGTTTCAGCACAGTCTGGAACTTTCATTTCATCTACATCAGTGATATCTTTGTACTGTGATATCCATGCAGCCTCCGAAGAAAGCATAGAGTCCATTTTCTGAAGAGcaactgaaatgcaaaaaacTTATAAGttaagtttttaattaaaaaaaagtctaaCAAAAGCTTCTCTAAAGTATACTAACATAAAAGCCTTATCTCTGGTAAGttaaattttgcattttcagttTATAAAAAATTACTGACAAGTCGTTTCATACAAAACCAGCTTTAATGTATCTGTTTGCAACACTGTTAGCAGAGTTAAATGCCAGAATTGATTGgggggttggttttgttttttaatagtTGGCTTGCTCTTTTCCAATAtatttcttcttcatttc
This Agelaius phoeniceus isolate bAgePho1 chromosome 5, bAgePho1.hap1, whole genome shotgun sequence DNA region includes the following protein-coding sequences:
- the EFCAB10 gene encoding EF-hand calcium-binding domain-containing protein 10, with the translated sequence MAAGEEESREYLRRHRLPELLHRLGALLLFHRPERPREFLIQVLERVKAGRRAEGEYPFLMDEANVEAMFSLLDVLGQGSIRAAQYREALKTLGLSTEDLELKDDVEITLHEFKEGMKKKMLESWSVY
- the RINT1 gene encoding RAD50-interacting protein 1 isoform X2 — its product is MWIGNHSKFLDDKIQPILDKAGSSVNAGIEFSRALVMLILEKLAADIPCLLYDDTLFCHLVDEVLLFERELYSVHGYLSSLPSCMHILSEESCFQRWLTVEKKFALQKMDSMLSSEAAWISQYKDITDVDEMKVPDCAETFMTLLLVITDRYKNLPTASRKLQFLGLQKELVDDFRIRLTQVMKEETRASLGFRYCAILNAVNYIATVLADWADNVFFLQLQQAELEVRAESDTMSQLQLGQLASMESSVFDDMINLLERLKHDMLTRQVDHVFREVKDAAKLYKKERWLSLPSQAEQAVMSLSSTACPMLQTLRDRLLQLEQQLCHSLFKIFWQMLAEKVDLYIYQEIIMANHFNEGGAAQLQFDMSRNLFPLFSHYCKRPENYFKHIKEACIILNLNIGSALLLKDVLQSASENEPLKPSQPSAIAALNELGVYKLAQRDVEILLSLRANWPNTGK